The DNA window GAAGCCCATCAGCGGGCCCATCGACTCGCGCAGGAAGATGTACTGTCCGCCCGCCTTCGGGTACATCGCCGCCAGCTCGCCGTACGCGAGCGCGCCAAGCAGCGTGATGACGCCGGTGAGCACCCACGCCAGCAGCAGGTAGGCGGGCGACTGCAGCGTGCGCGCGATGTCCGCCGAGACGATGAAGATGCCCGAGCCGATCATCGAGCCGGCGACGAGCATCGTGGCGTCCATCAAGGTCAGCGCCTTGACGAACTCGTGCTCTCCACCGTTGGGGGCGTGCGGCGGTTCCGCGCCGGCTCGGGGCTCGGCGGCCAGACTGCTCATGCGCGCGGGCGAGAGGGGGCGCCGGGTGGGGAGGAACGGATGACGCTGCCCCGGCGGTCGTGGCGGGCAACATACTGGCGTGCATGGCGGTATGCCATAGCCCCCGTCGGCACAACGAGATGCGTGCGACCACGCACCCGCCACACGCAGAGACGCCCGCATCCGGTGGGGAGGCGGGCGTCTAGAACTCGTAGGCGATCTGGCCTTTCGCGCGGACCGGTGTGCCGTCCGGCCGGGTGCCGGGCTTGAAGCGGAAGCCGTTGAGCACCTCGCGCAGCTTGCGGTTGTAGCCGCCGTCGCGGGTCTGCGTGAACTCGAAGCCGAGCACCTTCCCGGTCGAGTCGACGTCGAAGATCGCGAGCAGCTTGGTGCCGCGGACGCTCTTGGGATACGGCAGAGGCGGGATGAAGACCTCGGTGGGCTGCGGCGGATAGACCTCCGCGTTGCCGCCGCCGGTGCCGGGGCCCATGCCGCTCCCCCGCCCCGTCCCGACGCCCGACCCGACGCCGCCGCCCGAGCCCGGGCCCGAGCCGGCGGTGCCGTCGTTGCCGGTGCCGCCGCCGACGCCCGCGATGGGCGCCGACGCGCCCGTCTCGGCGCTGGCCTGCGGCGTGGTCGTCACCGCCGGGGCGGCCGGCTGGGGCGGCGTCACGGCGGGAGGAACGGGCACGGGCGTGGGCGTGGGCTTGGGCGGCACCACCGGCGGCGGCACGACGGCCGGCGTCGGGGCCGCGGGCGCCGGGGCGGCCTGGACCTGCACGTAGTGCAGGCGCTCGCGCACGCCCATCCCTTGGCGGCCGCCGGTGCCCATGGTGCCACCGCCGCCACCACCGGCGGGACCCGGGCCGCCGGCGCCCTCGATCTCGCGCAGCACGGCCGGGGCGGCCCACGGCGAGATGATGAGCAGGACGACCAGCAGGTGCAGCGCGACCGACACGACGGTCACGCGGCGGCTGCTGCCGACGCGCGAGGGAATGCCGATCGGCGGCCGGTAACGGGGCCGTTCCACGTGGACGGCGTCCTGGGCGGCGTCGACGGGCTCGTCGCGCCAGGGCTCGTGGGCCATGCGGGGTCGGGGCTGGAAGACGGGACTGGCGCGCGAGGAATGCCGATCGCGCGCGCTGGTTGTACACACGACTACGGCGGACGAGCCCCGTGAGGTTCGTCCGCCGTGTCGTCGACCTGCGATCCGTCGTGCCCGGCGGTCAGGGCCGTCAGGACGTCGGCGCCGCGTCCTTGGGCGGGATGCCGATGACCTTCACCCCGGCGCCGCGGGCGATGTCCATGGCCTGGATCACGGCCTGGTACGTCACCTTCGGATCGCCCTTGACGAAGATGATCTTCTCGGGGCGCGGGTCGTACAGCTCCTTGAGGCGCTGCGCGAGCTGCGGGCCGGAGACCGGCTGCTTGTTGATCGAGAACTGGTCGCCCGGGAGCACCTCCAGCACGATCTGCTGCGACGGCGCCGAGGTCGCGGGCGCCGGCGTCGGATCGGGGAGCTGCACGTCGAGCGCCTTCCGGCTCGAGGGCACGATCACCATGAAGATGATCAGCAGCACCATGAGCACGTCGATCATCGGCGTGACGTTCGGCTCGGCATTCAGCCCGCCGCCGCCACCAGTGGACATGCTCATGCTAGTTGCCTCCCTTCTTCTCGTCGATCGACTGCCCCTCGGTGCCGGGCGTCTGCTCCGAGATGTAGCCCACGACGCGGACGCCGTTCTTCGAGACGATGTCCGAGGCGTCGAGCACCTTAGAGTACTCGAGCTGCCGGTCGGCGCGGATGTAGAGGATCTTGTCGACCTCGCGGGCGTCGTAGATCTGCTTGATCTGCGCGCCGAGCGTCTCGTTGCGGATCGGGTTGCGGTTCAGGTAGTACTGCCCGTTCCGATCGATGCCGAGGAGCTGGTCGCCGTCCTCCTCGGGGTGCTTCTTCAGGTTGACGCCCTGCGGGGGCTCGGCGTTGAGGCCCGAGGTCAGCGTCGGGATGATCACCATGAAGATGATCAGCAGCACGAGCATCACGTCGACGAGCGGGGTGACGTTCGGCTCGGCCTTGACGCTGCCGCCGGAGACCTGCGCGGACATACCCATGCGTGCTTCCTCCTAGTGTGCCGGGCGCCCGCCCTGCGACGGGCGCCCGGCCGTATGGGTGGCCGCGATTACTGCGAGATCGGGTTGTTGCCTGTGCCGGTCGTGAACTCGCGCGTGAAGCGCGAACGGCCGAACTCACCCGAGACGCCCTTGATGAGATAGTCGATCATCTCCTTGGACGTGTACGTCATCTCGGCCGTGAGGTTGTCGATCTTGGTCGAGAAGTAGTTGTACATCCACACGGCCGGGATGGCGACCATGAGGCCGAAGGCCGTCGTGATGAGCGCCTCGGCGATACCGGCCGAGATAGCGGACAGACCGCCCGAGCCGGACGTCGCCATGCCCGTGAAGGCGTTCACGATGCCCATCGTGGTGCCGAGCAGACCGACGAACGGGGCCGTCGAGCCGACCGTGGCAAGGACGCCGAGGCCGCGCTTCTGGTCGACGATCGTCATCAGCATCTCGCGCTCGACCGCGCGCTCCGCCGAGTTGATGTCGGCCACGGTGACCGAGCCGTCCATGATCAGCGGCTTGACCTCGTCGAGCGCGTTGCCGAGCACGCGGGCGACGTGGGACTTCTTGTACGACTGCGCGAGGTTGATCGCCTCGGAGAGGTTGTCCTCCTCGAGGAACTGGCTGAACTCCGGCGCGAACTTCCGCGTCTCCGCCTGCGCGGCGCGGATGTGCCACCACTTCTGGATCATGACCGTCAGCGACCACACCGACATGATCGCCAGGGTGATCACGATGCCCTTGGCGAAGTAGCCCATCGTGCCCCAGAGGTGCAGCAGATCCATTTCCATCGTCGAGTCTCCGTTGCTTGAAGAAGGCGGGCGAAGTGCCCAGGACGGTTACTTGGTGAGCGCGAACTGGAACGGCTGCTGGACGAGCTGCTTCACCTTGCGGCCGCCGACCTCGGCGGGCAGGAACTTCATGTTCGGCAGGGCCTGCCGAACCGCCTGCGTGAACAGCTCATGGCTCGACTTCAGCACCTTGAAGGAGCCGGACTCGACGCGGCCGGTCGTGTCGACGACGAACTGGGCCAGCACCTCGCCCTCGACGTTCGACGACTTCAGGATCTCGGGGTAGCGCGGGCCGGTGCTGCCGGGAACCGGGGCCACCGGCTTCTCCACCTGGAACTCGAAGTACGGCTGGTCCTGGACGACGGGGCCCTTCGCGCCCTCGACGCCCTTCGCGATGCCGCCGGCGACGCCCTTGCCCGAGAAGTCGGCCTCGTCGGTGACCTTCTTGCTCAGGTCGACCTCGGGGATGACGTCGGGGATCTCGACCGGGGCCGTGAGGACCTGGAAGCCCTTCGGCGGCGGCGGGGCCACCGCGACGTCGGGCGGCGGCGGCGGCGGCGGCTCGTTCTTCGGCGGGGGCGGCTCGTCCTTCTTCATCTCGACGAACTCGACCTTCTCCTCCTTCGGCTTCTCCGCCTCGACCGCGGCGTTCGCGGTGGCGTAGACGGCGAGGACGGCCAGGCTGCCGTTGATGATGACGGACGTGATCGTCGCCCCCACGCTCCGCTGCTTCTTGGCCTTCGACTCGATCAGGTTGTTCAGCATGGGCGCAGGGCGGTGACGGGAACACTGATCTCCGCGGACCTTCGATTACGGTGCGAGAGTCTAGCCGCCGCACATGAAGAGGCGGTGGCCACAACATTAGGATTGGATTAGGAGCCCGTTACCCGTTCCTAATGCTGGTCGTCCGGCGTCGCCGCGCGGCGTGTGACCCGCGTTACGCCTCTGCCTCGACCGTCGCGAGCTCCTCGACCGTGGGCACGGGCAGCGTCACCGTGAACGTCGTCCCGCGCGTGAGCCGCGACACGACGGAGATCGTCCCGCCGTGCGCCTGCGTGATCCACTGCGCGATCGCCAGGCCGAGCCCGAAGCCGCCGCGCTCCACCGCGCCGCGCTCGCCGTGCACACGGCGCGACCGGGCGCGATCCGCGCGCCAGAAGCGGTCGAAGATGTAGGGCAGGTCGGCCGCCGCGATCCCGATCCCCGTGTCGCGCACGACGAACGCCACCGTCGACTCGAAATGGCGCA is part of the Roseisolibacter agri genome and encodes:
- a CDS encoding ExbD/TolR family protein yields the protein MSMSTGGGGGLNAEPNVTPMIDVLMVLLIIFMVIVPSSRKALDVQLPDPTPAPATSAPSQQIVLEVLPGDQFSINKQPVSGPQLAQRLKELYDPRPEKIIFVKGDPKVTYQAVIQAMDIARGAGVKVIGIPPKDAAPTS
- a CDS encoding ExbD/TolR family protein, whose amino-acid sequence is MGMSAQVSGGSVKAEPNVTPLVDVMLVLLIIFMVIIPTLTSGLNAEPPQGVNLKKHPEEDGDQLLGIDRNGQYYLNRNPIRNETLGAQIKQIYDAREVDKILYIRADRQLEYSKVLDASDIVSKNGVRVVGYISEQTPGTEGQSIDEKKGGN
- a CDS encoding MotA/TolQ/ExbB proton channel family protein, with protein sequence MEMDLLHLWGTMGYFAKGIVITLAIMSVWSLTVMIQKWWHIRAAQAETRKFAPEFSQFLEEDNLSEAINLAQSYKKSHVARVLGNALDEVKPLIMDGSVTVADINSAERAVEREMLMTIVDQKRGLGVLATVGSTAPFVGLLGTTMGIVNAFTGMATSGSGGLSAISAGIAEALITTAFGLMVAIPAVWMYNYFSTKIDNLTAEMTYTSKEMIDYLIKGVSGEFGRSRFTREFTTGTGNNPISQ
- a CDS encoding energy transducer TonB, with amino-acid sequence MLNNLIESKAKKQRSVGATITSVIINGSLAVLAVYATANAAVEAEKPKEEKVEFVEMKKDEPPPPKNEPPPPPPPDVAVAPPPPKGFQVLTAPVEIPDVIPEVDLSKKVTDEADFSGKGVAGGIAKGVEGAKGPVVQDQPYFEFQVEKPVAPVPGSTGPRYPEILKSSNVEGEVLAQFVVDTTGRVESGSFKVLKSSHELFTQAVRQALPNMKFLPAEVGGRKVKQLVQQPFQFALTK